ACTCGGGTTGTGTCAAgtacaccgaacaagatagttTCGCATGTATAGTTAAGGTTTTTTCTCAAAGATCTGTAGAAATCTTCAAATCACCCGGTCTTGATTACACCTAGAGACCAGGTTTGTGTTGTGTTGATTCTCAACCGTGAGGCACCGCCTAGTTGAAAAGGGATTATGCGAACAACGTTTACGTCCAGCGAACAAATATTGTTGGTGTTGTTGTCATGccgacaaaacaaaacaacaactaGGTCACTTAGCCAGGGCGTAATTACTAAACACTCCATTCATGTCTAGACAACCCGTTTCAATACACCGTGTTCTTATATgaaatgacctctgacctcgGCAGGCACTGGCACGGCACCAAAGGCATCCACTCGACTGTGTGCACCGAAAGTTGTCATACATCAGAGTTGTCAAATAGCCACTACAACTTCCTGAGAGACTGTCTGCTAAAACGCTCTTTTGTATGCTATTCACTGAAATCTACGCTGAGGGCACGCTGGCGGAAAGTCCGATGTCGACATAACCTAAATAAACGCTTTTTACGCTCTTCTTGTAAGGGTGAATTTGGTTCCCCTAAAATACGAGTTTCAAGTGATACATAACATTTATTGATTCAGGTAATGCTAAAGATGTTCTTATCTTTCATCGAGCCTATTTTAAATTGCTTGTCAAAAAGCTATCTAAGACTTCCAGCTTTTCAGAGATGcaataattttctgttttaaagAGTTTTTGCATCGCAGGTTTaaagatttgaatatttttgcaacGTGCAGGTTGAAACACATAATCACTAATTACTTTTCTTCCCTCCGTTTTTTCTTAGCAGCTGCAAAACAAGAGGAGGCGCCCCCAAAGAAGGAGGAATCACTCAACAGACCCAGTAAGTATGCGGCGATTTCGTCTCCACTACAAAACTTGCTTAAAGCCCCACtggctgtaactcttgaaatttcttgacctcaaaatatcttcctattggctactggttttctctgaattctaccctctacGCTCCCCGAAACTAAAAGTCCTAAACTTTTTTCTCACACTCTCTGCTGGAaagctttcaaccatactcttaacGAATCAAGATCTAAAATCGGGGATCAGCGTACAAAGTTCAGTAccacagaaaaataaataatctaatatttaccggtatttgatattcaaaacgtTTAACTCTATATGgggaaaaattgacatttaaGCTTACTTTTCACAAAACTTAGTGTTAATCTTACTTACTCAGACAGCTGCTAGAATGATTTCAAACAAGTGGTAAACCAGCAAAGTATTGTGAAAAGTTAGAGTTGGAATAGCCGTCTCCGAAATGCAGCATTTAACTTTTTAATTCAttcgtttgaacaaaaaattgactttaatgTGGCGTGTGCatggaaaaataaacatttcgaATGCAAAATGAAATCGAATATCTTGAcctaaataaaagaaaaattacCGTATGATATTGTGTCTCTTCAAAAAATAGCGCTACATTAGCAACGCTCTTTATGGTTACCCTTGGTGACGTGCGATGGCGCTGTAAGTTATCTGGGCACTACAATGTAATACCACCGTACTTGAAATATTTGTGGTCTCAAACTTAGTAACGAACATTTCGAATTCGTCGTCTACTTTTTATTTCCAATTACAGAAAACACTGAAGAGGCTATATATGAAGCATTCCAGAAAGTTGACACAAATAATAGTGGTTATCTTACCAAAGAAGAAATTAAACAGGCGCTAAAAGAATTGGGAGAAGATGACATTACGGACGAACAACTCGATCAATGTATGGACAAGGTAGACAAAAATGAAGATGACAAAATTAGTTACAAAGAATTCTACAACGCGTGGATTGCTGCCTGCAAAGGTGAGTTGGTCATACGGGTATGGGTATCtgaaccctttgagcgccaaagtcgcctttacaaaatataccgcagtcaaatttttgtcagatttttaccaaaattttgataaaaatctgtagctaATTAAAAGTGATAAccattgctccaaaattatcaaaataaacacagaaaacccattaaaattgataataatgttgcactaaaattttagtgggaaaattacagtactcaaagtgctaaagggatatagtcgctCTTTTTGACAGCACCACGTAAGATTTCATTACAAATCAAGATTAATTACAATTAACACTTAATTAAAGAAGCATGCATGAGATTCAAACTTTACGTTAAACTGTGTATGTTCAGCCTTACATGGTGAGAGTTGTGCTCGGAACTTGATAATTTTTTAGTACAGACCGTGAAATGATTCATTGAATTTTTAATACTGTCTGCCAGTGGCTGCCAATAGAGTTGAGGTAGTGCCCAGTCGACCAGTATTTCGGCATGTCTCGTGAAGTCAAACATCA
The DNA window shown above is from Ptychodera flava strain L36383 chromosome 5, AS_Pfla_20210202, whole genome shotgun sequence and carries:
- the LOC139133364 gene encoding calmodulin-like protein 5 isoform X2; its protein translation is MGCGGSKKTEGNEPAKQEEAPPKKEESLNRPKNTEEAIYEAFQKVDTNNSGYLTKEEIKQALKELGEDDITDEQLDQCMDKVDKNEDDKISYKEFYNAWIAACKEISKREKLMTAFKNMDKDGSGRLSKDEVTAALKEIGAYEDNEQVEQMIKDADADGDGKVNYAEFVDIIEKESQQ
- the LOC139133364 gene encoding calmodulin-like protein 5 isoform X1 — encoded protein: MGCGGSKKTEGNEPAAKQEEAPPKKEESLNRPKNTEEAIYEAFQKVDTNNSGYLTKEEIKQALKELGEDDITDEQLDQCMDKVDKNEDDKISYKEFYNAWIAACKEISKREKLMTAFKNMDKDGSGRLSKDEVTAALKEIGAYEDNEQVEQMIKDADADGDGKVNYAEFVDIIEKESQQ